A genomic segment from Desulfonatronum lacustre DSM 10312 encodes:
- the recA gene encoding recombinase RecA, with translation MARKPAVEPQDARREALQTALTTIERKYGQGSVMRLSDDAHQAIEAIPSGSIGLDLALGIGGIPRGRVTEIYGPESSGKTTLALHMIAEAQKLGGVCAFIDAEHALDVTYARRLGVKTDELLISQPDYGEQALDIADMLVRSGGVDLIVIDSVAALIPQSELEGNMGETQVGSQARLMSHALRKLTATIHKSKTSVLFINQIRMKIGVVGYGSPETTPGGNALKFYASIRLDIRRIQTIKDKDESVGIKARVKVVKNKVAPPFREAVFDIMYGTGISREGEILELGVEHKIVDKSGSWFSFGSERLGQGYENVRAFLQENQDLRQSIEDQLLRHLGMTEGADVPDIPAEQDAPEAA, from the coding sequence ATGGCCCGCAAACCCGCTGTTGAGCCGCAGGACGCCCGCCGGGAGGCGTTGCAGACCGCGCTGACGACGATAGAACGCAAATACGGCCAGGGCTCGGTAATGCGTCTGTCCGACGACGCCCATCAGGCCATTGAGGCCATTCCCTCCGGCTCCATCGGCCTGGATTTGGCTCTGGGCATCGGCGGGATTCCCCGTGGCCGGGTGACTGAAATTTACGGACCCGAATCCTCGGGCAAGACCACCCTGGCTCTGCACATGATCGCCGAGGCCCAGAAGCTGGGCGGGGTGTGCGCGTTCATCGACGCGGAGCACGCCCTGGACGTAACCTATGCCCGGCGGTTGGGGGTCAAGACCGACGAACTGCTGATCTCCCAGCCGGACTACGGCGAACAGGCCCTGGACATCGCGGACATGCTGGTCCGCTCCGGCGGAGTGGATTTGATCGTCATCGACTCCGTGGCGGCGTTGATTCCTCAGTCCGAGCTGGAAGGCAACATGGGCGAGACCCAGGTCGGCTCCCAGGCCCGGCTGATGTCCCATGCCCTGCGCAAGCTCACCGCGACCATCCACAAGTCCAAGACCTCGGTTCTGTTCATCAACCAGATCCGGATGAAGATCGGGGTGGTGGGCTACGGCAGCCCGGAAACCACTCCCGGCGGCAACGCCTTGAAGTTTTACGCCTCGATCCGCCTGGACATCCGCCGCATCCAGACCATCAAGGACAAGGACGAGTCCGTGGGCATCAAGGCCCGGGTCAAGGTGGTCAAGAACAAGGTGGCTCCGCCGTTTCGGGAGGCCGTGTTCGACATCATGTACGGCACGGGCATTTCCCGGGAAGGGGAGATCCTGGAGTTGGGCGTGGAGCACAAGATCGTGGACAAGAGCGGGTCCTGGTTCTCCTTCGGCTCGGAGCGTCTGGGGCAGGGCTACGAGAACGTCCGGGCCTTCCTGCAGGAAAATCAGGATTTGCGCCAATCCATTGAAGACCAGCTTTTGCGTCATCTGGGCATGACTGAAGGAGCCGACGTGCCGGATATTCCGGCAGAGCAGGACGCCCCGGAAGCCGCTTAA
- a CDS encoding Solitary outer membrane autotransporter beta-barrel domain, protein MKHLFSLTALVVLLLMVPRVGMAEELPPDLEAYIRGFSQDYFKITSSIFVSFTSQTGVTQGGFVFVDEAGDDFKMDVVKAPLRYYFSPPESRTRPFLKFSYGYARTSTSYPSSSLYPEDRDIRDRDRSRTHSISLTPGVKWEYMPGFFIEPTIGFAYSHIEYKYDYNTRFMRELVTHYPSLDRDLFNTTVDLYSVSPGLRHEIEYPLGPGILGFDLQYAYSYSKPWRSKSRFADFTVHSGFLGTTLDYELPTGLTLWDKDLAVKPFLARTDLFADFREGMEMNHFYEFGLGFILDVGDFGNLFSRISLSGSYINGEGLRGWKFGLNFI, encoded by the coding sequence ATGAAACACCTTTTTTCCCTCACCGCCCTGGTGGTGTTGCTCCTGATGGTCCCCAGGGTTGGCATGGCTGAAGAGCTTCCTCCGGATCTGGAAGCGTATATCCGCGGCTTTAGTCAGGATTACTTTAAGATCACCAGCTCGATATTCGTCTCTTTCACTTCGCAAACCGGCGTCACCCAGGGCGGGTTCGTCTTTGTCGACGAAGCCGGGGACGACTTCAAGATGGATGTGGTCAAGGCGCCGCTGCGATACTACTTTTCGCCGCCGGAAAGCCGGACTCGACCTTTCCTGAAATTCTCCTACGGCTACGCGCGAACGTCCACCTCCTATCCATCGTCGTCCTTATATCCTGAAGACCGGGACATCAGGGATCGTGATCGCAGCCGAACCCACAGCATCAGTCTGACTCCGGGCGTGAAATGGGAATATATGCCGGGTTTCTTCATCGAACCCACCATCGGTTTCGCGTACAGTCACATCGAATACAAGTACGACTACAATACCCGCTTCATGCGGGAACTGGTAACGCATTATCCCTCTCTGGACCGCGACCTTTTCAACACGACCGTTGATCTGTACTCCGTCAGCCCCGGTCTTCGCCACGAAATCGAATACCCTCTGGGGCCGGGGATTTTGGGATTTGATCTGCAGTACGCCTACTCGTACTCCAAGCCCTGGCGGTCAAAGAGCAGGTTTGCCGACTTTACCGTCCACAGCGGCTTTCTGGGAACCACTCTCGATTATGAGCTTCCCACCGGCCTGACCCTTTGGGACAAGGATTTGGCGGTCAAACCGTTTCTGGCTCGGACGGATTTATTCGCGGACTTCAGGGAAGGGATGGAGATGAACCATTTTTACGAATTCGGCCTGGGGTTTATCCTCGACGTGGGCGACTTCGGCAATCTGTTTTCCCGCATATCCCTGAGCGGATCGTATATCAACGGAGAGGGCCTGCGCGGTTGGAAGTTCGGCCTTAATTTTATTTGA
- a CDS encoding response regulator — protein sequence MSQEKILIVEDEADILNLLEYHLRSAGYDIFSTASGTEALQMARHHQPDLVLLDLMLPGLDGFEVCRELKRDRSTSGVAVIMLTAKGEEVDKVVGLELGADDYVTKPFSPRELVLRVKAVLRRGRHDAAPNGGLWEREGLRIEEDGHRVYVDGTDTDLTATEFKLLAELIHNEGKVLNRDQLLNNVWGYQFSGYSRTVDTHIRRLRQKLGPYAEWVETIRGVGYRFQR from the coding sequence ATGAGCCAGGAAAAAATCCTCATTGTCGAAGATGAAGCGGATATCCTCAACCTGTTGGAATACCACCTTCGGTCCGCGGGATATGACATTTTCTCGACGGCCAGCGGCACGGAGGCTCTGCAAATGGCCCGCCACCACCAGCCGGACCTGGTCTTGCTCGACCTGATGCTGCCCGGCCTGGACGGTTTCGAGGTCTGCAGGGAACTGAAGCGGGACCGCTCCACCAGCGGGGTGGCCGTGATCATGCTCACGGCCAAGGGCGAGGAAGTGGACAAAGTCGTGGGGTTGGAACTGGGGGCCGACGATTACGTCACCAAGCCGTTCAGCCCGAGGGAGCTCGTCCTGCGGGTCAAGGCCGTGCTACGGCGAGGAAGGCACGACGCCGCGCCGAACGGGGGGCTTTGGGAACGCGAAGGGTTGCGCATCGAGGAAGACGGGCACCGCGTTTACGTGGACGGCACGGACACGGATCTCACCGCCACGGAGTTCAAACTGCTCGCGGAGCTGATCCACAACGAAGGCAAGGTGCTCAACCGCGATCAGCTCCTGAACAATGTCTGGGGCTACCAGTTCAGCGGCTATTCCAGAACCGTGGACACCCACATCCGCCGACTGCGGCAAAAACTCGGTCCCTACGCCGAGTGGGTGGAAACCATTCGCGGGGTTGGCTACCGTTTTCAGCGATAA